The Populus trichocarpa isolate Nisqually-1 chromosome 18, P.trichocarpa_v4.1, whole genome shotgun sequence genomic interval GTCGTTTCCAGCAAAATAAGAGCAGAGCGTCTCTAGTGTAATCAGATTTTCATGGCAACAGATCTTGACattcaaaatctaaaatgaacccattaaaggaaaataaatctaGATAAAGGGTCTGATCTgatttttgtgtattttaaatttgattgataaattGTTTTAGGTCTATATCAAGAGACTTGACGATCCATCTTCAGGAACATTTGAGAGGTGTTCAACAGATTCATTCCAGATAAATGGACCATGTGTGGATGATGTTTGCTATCTATACATGCTGAGGACAGGAGCTGATGGCTGGAAACCTGAGAGCGTGAAGATCTACGGTTCATATACCAAGACTGTGACATTCAACTACAACAAATTCCTTCCAAATGGGGTGTGGTATGGGTTTAATGTCTGTGGTCGTGCATCTGAGTCAGCAATTATGTAGTTGACAATGTGATCATGTTGATGATTGTTGTTGTGTTTTGTTAAACACATTATGGTAAATCATTAATAATGGACTCCGCATATACTGAGGATTTGCCGGCctagaaagtttttttaaaaaaataagtgaaaattAGCTTGATTAAACTTAAGGAACATTACAGGTCAATTTACCGacttaatttaaaagaaaaatctttttaaaaatgaaatgtataacaaaaaaaaaactatcatttaaaagagagaccccctaaataaataaataaataaagggatattaatctaaatacaaataaattaaaattttgaaaaaaaaaatatataaaacaagcataaattgaaaaaaattagaaaagactAGGCGCTGCTAGGATTGGCAAATCAGGCTAACCCGtctaactcatttttttaaggCTTAGGAGACTGggcctatattttttttttttgcatttgggGTGGGTGACATGTTGTCTGccccaattgttttttgaaaaaaaatcagacgaCTCGTCGTCTGAAGCTGCCCAGATTCCGGTCACTATGGTGGCTGAAAAATCaggctttaattttttttactcaaaaaatgttttttaatccaCTTTCAACCTAAGATACCTATAAAACACCTTAGAAATTCTTATAAACTTATTCATGGTCTAAAAAACTCactctgaaataaaaaatcaaactgagcctaaatatattttttcaaggcaaaacaaaaaagaaaaaaaacacctaatatgaactccTCTTATCAAATggaaccatttgacacaaatatcgaCTGTTTTGATGATCTAAATCGATGTCAATGACACTTTTATCTCTCTACCTTCAGAATTTAgcaacctctctctctcctctctagTCGGAgactgaaaataacaaaataaacttttgtatcaaaattgaacttgaaaaatattaaggtgCTGAAATTGTAAAGTTTgcgttattttttaagtttaaggaCCAAAAGTGTATTTATTGCTGAAACTTATGGCACATTATCCATGTTTAGTGCTTATTTTCTTCTAGTCCCTCTTCTTTCAACCCTATATTTTCCTAAGAAATCACAATCAATTGACCTTTAATTAGGATTAAATtaccaggaaaaaaattaaggccCAAAATGAATTTTCTACAAATGCACAATGCCAACAAAGTGCCATTAATAGTGATTTGTATGTGCATGAACAATACCTACCTTTACAGTAAAAAATCCATGCGTTTTAAGTTATAGTACTAGATTAATCTATCAAACCTGCAACTCAGGTCATAAGACGgggacaacccaataaaaagaaaattcaatgttgaaggacatgAAACTTAGATagcctctttaatttttttttttaaaagacttgATTTAACTGGGGTTAAAATACCGAAACCTACGACCATGATatcctcatagaaaacaaatcaaaatagactatgaaactcaattcccaatcgatccaatattaaatgataaaattgaaaaaaaatcaacctgaatcaactcaggttaacctattaagcattattctcgggtcatgagaacggaataacctaatagaaagcaaataaaacaaatcataaaatctaattctcaattaacccaatagcaaatgatgaaattgaaaaaaaaatgaaataaagaaacaaaattctagTCAATatggttaactcatcaaactcaCAATTTGTGTAATGAAAATGAGATagctcaataaaaaacaaatctaatattaaatgataaaatttaaaaaaaaaatgaaagaaaaaaaaaagaatttttttttccttcaagttACACACATGTGGTGAAATTACTTTTCAATGCTACATATCTTCCCCATGTTTTAGttaattgttaataataaaacactgggagcagccaaaagggaaataaaaaagttaaaattggaAGTTAAGAAGGATGGGAAAAGGGGATGTTCCTTGACTCTTCATGGACTATAGAGCGTGACAAGAAGATGAGACGTCTGGCACAGTCATCAAGAAACGTGTTATGGATTTTGTTGCCCTTTTCGCAGCGTGTGCTTTTCACCCCTTCCCCTCCTTGGCTCCTCCTCCTAATGGATTGAGTATTATTTAAGTGAACCACTGTTCAACTCCGATTGCTTCTTTTGGGCCTCCGATAGAGAGGAAAAGACTAAAACAGACTAACATGGACTGGCGGCATAAGATGAGGAAAGCTTGGTTTGCTGTTTCTTCAAGATTCAAGTTTCGTAAATCTGGTTAGTTTTTGCATCTTATCACGGTTTCTTTACTTTAACTACACCAGTTAGCTCTTTTCTCTAGCCCAATGTAGATGGAGATGCGCCTTACTTGAGCACATGATGATTCTTGGTGGGAATACCAAGTTCTACGTGGTTGGACTTGGAGAACTAATGCTGATGTCTATGCCTTATGATTAAGCAGGTTCAGGGGGTGGTGCAGCTTGTAGGAGTGCTTGTAGTTTGTTGAAGTTGCAAGATGATGTACAAATGTGTGGGTATAGAGATGTGGAAGTAATGTGGAATATGTTCATTGAATCTAATCCAGAGCAAATGGCAGCAGCATTAGTGAATTCTACTTCCAAACCCACCAGCACGCAAACCCAAATGCCTTCTTCGAGGTCTTTCCTTTGGTCTCACAACAAAACaaccaccaccactaccactACAACTTCGTTTacttcattcaatcaagttatAATTAccacagaagaaaaaaatgcagaAACAATTGGGGGGTAGATATGTATGTATTTAGTTTATTCTCATCGACAAAATGGAAATGAGATAACATGCTTTATGTAACAGGAACACTGTTGACCAAAACTATTACAGTTCACAGTCTCATAATCTGGTCATTAATTTATCCTAAActcttttaagttttctttcttGATCACATATTCTAAAGTTTATTGTCAAGTTATTGGACCATGGGCTATCTATATAGCACCATCAAAACTCTCCTCTACAAAAGAAATCCATGGCGCATCCCATGATGAGAGAGCACTTGCTGTTGAAAAACAGAATCGAGGATTTAACCCAGTTGATTATGCATTTCCAGTAAGGTTAATTATTGTTAGTATATGTTTTCAACTGAATTCCGTAGCCTTGGTAAGAAATTATTCATCACAAAGCAAttaatagaaatatattttgatagtgCTGACATGatcatcagtatattaaaaggaagaagaaggataCTTGCATTGCTAAATATCATTTTTAGGGCAATCGCCTGAATTAAAGCATCAGGAAATAAGTCTTAAGAACCGAGTTGAAGGAACCTTTGTGCCATGGGATGCTTGGCTTCAGACAAGTCATCAGGtttcaaaacttcaacaatTTCTCCATTCACAAGGAGGCAAACTACATCAGCAATCCTCTGGATCTGTTTGATGCTGTGAGAGACAATAACAACTGTCAGCCCtcgttgtttctttaattttacaaGAACATCCTCTATGTTTTGTGTTGAAATTGGATCCAATGCACTAGTTGGCTCATCCAGTAGCAAAACCTTTCAAAACACAGAATATAATCAGAAGAACAGCATATATTGGCCAACTGAAAGCAGATTTAGCAAGTGCGTGAAAAAAAACTGGAGGCATGAAAACACAATGCAAAGGAATGGAAATTGCGAAGAGTTTTTGCACATTTCAATAGGCATTACCTCTGGTTCATTAGCTAGGGTCCTAGCAAGTGCAACCCTTTGAGCTTGACCGACAGATAACTCATTGCTAGTCTTTTTGTAGAAGGAAGAATCAAGGTCTGCAAGCGAAAGCAACTTGTAAACCTCGTCATCGGTAAGCTTCTTCCCCTTCAATTGTGGTCCATATCGTATGTTATCTGCAACCGTGCCTGAATAGATTGAAGTCAATGGTCAGTTAACTATAAATCACATAGCATTTCTTAAAGGTACCAGGCATATATCCGTTAAGTCAACAGAAGATAAAGTGCTATTACTGCCGTCTGCTGCCGCAGCTACAACTGGAATTTCAAGGGGGAAGCTGCTGCATTGCAATCCCAAATGAATAATCAATGTGATTTCCATCACGAATCTTAGTCCAGAAATTGTGTCGGGACTTGGAACACATTAGGCGAAGGCACGTGATGGTGGTTGAATGCGTGACAGTGAAATACTTAGCTGGTATGCATAAGGATTAATCATAATATTACAACAATCAGGCATCCTGCCATCATAATATTACAGAGAAGTATCCAATAACGCAGCTAAGAAACTTGTAGctatttaaaatttcagatgACAACAACCAGTGTCTTGCCTGCCAATCAATATTGATGGCATGCTACCTGATCCGTAGAGTACTCTCTAAGGATTCCATAATCGACAAGGCCAAAAACTTCCTGAGCTACAATCTACGGTGAGCACTGTGCTATTTTGGGACTGGATTTCAAGAAAGAGCACTCTATACCAAAATACATGCCACCCTCTGTGCTGATCTACACTGGGCTATTAACTCAATCACCCTACCAATTACAAGAAATTTACTAACTATAATGATAATTCATAACACTAGCCGAGCTTGGAAAGGCAAGAATTAAACATTGACAAGCATATTTATGCAGGTTTTGATTGATAAACCAATGGGTCAAAATGaaactttaagaaaaagaaagaaaaaatcaatctaacCATCAAAAAGAGCAGGAAGCTGAAAGAGCATCCCAA includes:
- the LOC7490313 gene encoding ABC transporter I family member 17, whose product is MSLTSLYQAVDISPGNGNQEPLLAVNVEAAKDGAEAKFRIRNLTKVSDAGVPILNGINMDIPKGMIVGIIGPSGSGKSTVLRALNRLWEPPSGTVFLDGHDVKDLDVLGHRRKVGMLFQLPALFDGTVADNIRYGPQLKGKKLTDDEVYKLLSLADLDSSFYKKTSNELSVGQAQRVALARTLANEPEVLLLDEPTSALDPISTQNIEDVLVKLKKQRGLTVVIVSHSIKQIQRIADVVCLLVNGEIVEVLKPDDLSEAKHPMAQRFLQLGS
- the LOC7459897 gene encoding uncharacterized protein LOC7459897, which codes for MDWRHKMRKAWFAVSSRFKFRKSGSGGGAACRSACSLLKLQDDVQMCGYRDVEVMWNMFIESNPEQMAAALVNSTSKPTSTQTQMPSSRSFLWSHNKTTTTTTTTTSFTSFNQVIITTEEKNAETIGG
- the LOC7459896 gene encoding embryo-specific protein ATS3A: MVKHLSLFGLVFVFSSITFPHSSSISPTLQPRPLKSFYPKNIQAAKSCPYELVIKTSCSSTTYTRDKISLAFGDSYGNEVYIKRLDDPSSGTFERCSTDSFQINGPCVDDVCYLYMLRTGADGWKPESVKIYGSYTKTVTFNYNKFLPNGVWYGFNVCGRASESAIM